One segment of Dama dama isolate Ldn47 chromosome 15, ASM3311817v1, whole genome shotgun sequence DNA contains the following:
- the PRAP1 gene encoding proline-rich acidic protein 1, with protein MRRLLLLTGLVAVLLLEAGSARTHQVRVQTKGKVGAEQDTVEAWDAHEVESPEKDNQLIWLLMAPKLMATSEEQQGAKAPAETEDALGRVLGPREGPEPDRDSLFHDGPEEALEEARPWARVLPPGQVLHGPEEDRDHIYHPREP; from the exons gcTCCTGCTGCTCACGGGCCTGGTGGCTGTGTTGCTGCTAGAGGCAGGCTCAGCTCGGACCCACCAG GTCCGCGTCCAGACCAAAGGCAAAGTCGGGGCTGAGCAGGACACAGTGGA GGCCTGGGATGCCCACGAGGTCGAGTCTCCGGAGAAGGACAACCAGCTCATCTGGCTGCTCATGGCGCCCAAGCTCATGGCCACCAGCGAGGAGCAgcaag GTGCCAAAGCCCCGGCAGAGACCGAGGATGCCCTGGGCCGCGTCCTGGGCCCGAGGGAGGGTCCTGAGCCTGACCGGGACAGCCTGTTCCATGACGGGCCCGAGGAGGCCCTGGAGGAGGCGAGGCCCTGGGCTCGGGTGCTGCCCCCTGGACAGGTGCTTCACGGACCTGAGGAGGACCGAGACCACATCTACCACCCCAGGGAGCCCTGA